The following proteins are co-located in the Sulfurospirillum deleyianum DSM 6946 genome:
- the purB gene encoding adenylosuccinate lyase, whose product MVERYAREEMKKHWTIEAKYDAWLKVEKAATKAWNKLGLIPDSDCEKIVNNAKFDIARIDEIEKVTRHDVIAFLTSVADSLGEESRWVHYGMTSSDCIDTAVALQMRDSLHVIIDDVKILMESLKKRAMEHKMTLMVGRSHGIHGEPITFGLVLAIWYEEIKRSLTNLENVMDVISVGQISGAMGNMAHSPIELEELVCEELGLKPAPVSNQVIQRDRYAALMNALALLASSCEKIAVAVRHYQRTEVYECEEFFEQGQKGSSAMPHKRNPVLSENITGLCRMIRSYAIPAMENVALWHERDISHSSVERFILPDGFITTDFMLHRLNSVISKLVVYPENMMKNLNLTGGLVFSQRILLELPLKGVSREDAYKIVQRNAMKVWADLQQGKPALNENKESLYLQNLLSDEDLRAKLSEEEIRECFDYMYYTKNIDKIFGRVFL is encoded by the coding sequence ATGGTAGAGCGTTACGCTAGAGAAGAGATGAAAAAGCACTGGACGATTGAGGCAAAATACGATGCATGGCTCAAAGTTGAGAAAGCCGCCACGAAAGCATGGAATAAATTAGGATTGATTCCTGATAGCGATTGCGAAAAAATTGTAAATAATGCAAAATTTGATATTGCACGTATTGATGAGATTGAAAAAGTTACTCGTCACGATGTGATTGCTTTTTTAACCAGTGTGGCGGATAGTCTAGGTGAAGAGAGCAGATGGGTACACTATGGTATGACTAGTTCAGATTGTATTGATACTGCCGTTGCACTTCAAATGCGTGACTCTTTACATGTAATCATTGATGATGTCAAAATACTTATGGAATCTTTGAAAAAAAGAGCCATGGAACACAAAATGACCTTAATGGTTGGACGAAGCCACGGTATTCATGGAGAGCCTATTACCTTTGGTTTGGTGCTTGCTATTTGGTATGAAGAGATTAAACGAAGTTTGACCAATCTTGAAAATGTCATGGATGTTATCTCCGTAGGACAAATCAGTGGCGCCATGGGCAATATGGCACACTCTCCGATTGAACTAGAAGAGTTGGTCTGTGAAGAGTTAGGTCTCAAACCAGCCCCCGTTTCCAATCAAGTCATTCAACGAGACCGCTACGCTGCTTTGATGAATGCGTTAGCGCTTTTGGCCTCAAGTTGTGAAAAGATTGCCGTAGCCGTTCGTCACTACCAACGCACCGAAGTGTATGAGTGCGAAGAGTTTTTTGAGCAAGGTCAAAAAGGAAGCTCTGCAATGCCTCACAAACGCAATCCCGTCCTCAGTGAAAACATAACAGGACTCTGCCGTATGATTCGCTCTTACGCCATCCCAGCAATGGAGAATGTGGCATTGTGGCATGAGAGAGACATCAGCCATAGTTCTGTTGAACGTTTTATCTTACCCGATGGATTTATTACCACCGATTTCATGTTACACAGACTCAACAGCGTTATCTCAAAACTTGTGGTCTACCCAGAAAATATGATGAAAAATCTTAACCTTACAGGTGGACTTGTCTTTTCTCAACGCATTTTACTTGAACTTCCTCTTAAAGGTGTTTCTCGTGAAGATGCTTATAAAATCGTTCAACGCAATGCCATGAAAGTCTGGGCAGATTTACAGCAAGGCAAACCAGCCCTCAATGAAAACAAAGAGAGCTTATACCTTCAAAACCTTTTAAGCGATGAGGACTTAAGAGCCAAACTTAGCGAAGAAGAAATTAGAGAGTGTTTTGACTATATGTATTACACTAAAAATATTGATAAAATATTTGGAAGGGTCTTTCTATAA
- a CDS encoding ribonucleoside-diphosphate reductase subunit alpha, giving the protein MLTVQKRNGRIEPLDISKIQKYTSSAIKGLDNVSQSELEVDAKIQFRDKITTEEIQKTLIKTAVDKIDIDRPNWTFVAARLFLYDLYHKVSGFTGYGSFKEYFERCEKEGRIALGLKEKYDLADLEAYIQPERDLQFNYLGIKTLHDRYLIKNKEGKPIELPQHMFMAISMFLAQNELNSQDWAKKFYDVISKFEVMLATPTLSNARTTRHQLSSCYIGSTPDNIEGIFDSYKEMSLLSKFGGGIGWDWNLVRSMGGMIDGHKNAAGGVIPFLKITNDIAVAVDQLGTRKGAIAVYLEPWHMDISDFLDLKKNSGEERRRAHELFPALWINDLFMKRVESNAMWTLFDPAQTPDLCEVYGEEFERRYSAYEHDESVTKEYILAKELWKKILTSYFESGSPFLCFKDSANKVNPNDHAGIIRSSNLCTEIFQNTQPNHYKIKIVFNDQTFITYEERDLVKVDSGITKEAKKITALDSIDGKDIFIVEKEMIEGKTAVCNLASVNLSKIHTKEDIERVLPIAIRMLDNVIDLNFYPHAKVKHTNLKSRAVGLGVMGEAQMLAEKGIEWGSYEHFSKIDEVMEAISYNAILASSNLAIEKGVYPEFSGSKWSKGIFPIDTANEEAKKLVDRGGLFGYMYDWESLREKVKNNGMRNGYLMAIAPTSSISILVGTTQTIEPVYKRKWFEENLSGMIPVVAPNLNPNTWTFYTPAYELDQRILVKAGAIRQKWIDQGQSLNIFITLDKASGKYLNDIYMLAWKLGIKSTYYLRSQSPENKLEAIDRSIECEGCQ; this is encoded by the coding sequence ATGCTTACCGTACAAAAGCGTAATGGTCGCATAGAACCACTTGATATCTCAAAAATTCAAAAATATACCAGCTCCGCCATTAAAGGGCTGGATAATGTCTCTCAGAGTGAACTCGAAGTTGATGCGAAAATTCAATTTCGCGATAAAATCACTACCGAAGAGATTCAAAAAACGCTGATTAAAACAGCGGTTGATAAAATCGACATTGACCGACCCAACTGGACCTTTGTTGCCGCACGACTCTTTTTATACGACCTTTACCATAAAGTAAGTGGCTTTACAGGTTATGGCAGTTTTAAAGAGTATTTTGAGCGATGTGAAAAAGAGGGACGCATTGCCTTAGGATTAAAAGAAAAGTATGACCTTGCAGATTTGGAAGCCTACATTCAACCTGAACGTGACCTTCAATTTAACTATCTTGGCATTAAAACCCTTCATGACCGTTATTTGATTAAAAACAAAGAGGGAAAGCCTATTGAGTTGCCACAACATATGTTTATGGCGATTTCGATGTTCTTGGCACAAAATGAACTCAACTCACAAGATTGGGCAAAGAAATTTTACGATGTCATCAGTAAATTTGAAGTGATGCTAGCTACACCTACACTTTCTAATGCAAGGACAACACGTCATCAATTAAGCTCTTGCTACATTGGAAGTACGCCCGATAACATCGAAGGAATTTTTGACTCCTATAAAGAGATGTCACTTTTAAGTAAATTTGGTGGAGGCATTGGTTGGGATTGGAATTTAGTTCGTTCCATGGGTGGTATGATAGATGGGCATAAAAATGCCGCAGGTGGCGTTATACCGTTTCTTAAAATCACCAATGACATTGCCGTTGCGGTTGATCAACTAGGCACACGCAAAGGGGCTATCGCTGTTTATTTAGAGCCATGGCATATGGACATCTCTGACTTTTTGGACTTGAAGAAAAATTCAGGAGAAGAGAGACGTAGAGCCCATGAGCTTTTCCCAGCGCTTTGGATTAATGATCTCTTTATGAAGCGTGTAGAGAGTAATGCTATGTGGACACTTTTTGACCCAGCCCAAACGCCTGATTTATGTGAAGTCTATGGTGAAGAGTTTGAGCGACGTTATAGTGCCTACGAGCATGATGAGAGCGTAACAAAAGAGTATATTCTTGCTAAAGAGTTGTGGAAAAAGATATTAACCAGCTATTTTGAGAGTGGAAGTCCTTTCTTGTGCTTTAAAGACAGTGCCAATAAAGTCAATCCAAACGACCATGCAGGCATTATTCGAAGTTCTAACTTGTGTACCGAAATTTTTCAAAATACACAGCCTAATCACTACAAAATCAAAATTGTTTTTAACGATCAAACATTCATCACCTATGAAGAGAGAGACTTGGTCAAAGTAGACAGTGGCATTACCAAAGAGGCTAAAAAAATAACGGCATTGGATAGTATTGATGGCAAAGATATTTTTATTGTTGAAAAAGAGATGATTGAGGGAAAAACGGCTGTGTGTAATCTTGCCAGTGTCAATCTCTCTAAAATTCACACCAAAGAAGATATAGAGCGAGTCCTTCCGATTGCTATTCGAATGCTCGATAATGTCATTGACTTAAACTTCTATCCTCATGCAAAAGTCAAACACACGAACCTTAAATCCCGTGCCGTTGGTCTAGGCGTCATGGGCGAAGCGCAAATGCTCGCTGAAAAAGGGATTGAGTGGGGAAGCTATGAGCACTTTAGCAAAATTGATGAAGTGATGGAAGCAATTAGTTACAACGCCATTTTAGCCTCCTCAAATCTTGCCATTGAAAAAGGGGTTTACCCAGAATTTAGTGGTTCAAAGTGGAGTAAAGGCATTTTTCCTATTGACACAGCCAATGAAGAAGCAAAAAAACTGGTTGATAGGGGCGGGCTTTTTGGTTACATGTATGACTGGGAAAGTTTAAGAGAAAAAGTGAAAAATAATGGTATGCGTAATGGCTATCTGATGGCGATTGCACCGACAAGTTCCATCTCCATTTTAGTAGGAACGACCCAAACCATTGAGCCTGTTTATAAACGCAAATGGTTTGAAGAAAATCTCTCAGGAATGATTCCTGTGGTTGCACCAAATCTCAATCCAAATACATGGACATTTTACACACCTGCGTATGAACTCGACCAAAGAATTTTAGTCAAAGCAGGCGCCATTCGTCAAAAATGGATCGATCAAGGACAGAGCCTTAATATTTTCATCACACTCGATAAAGCCAGTGGTAAATACCTCAATGATATTTACATGCTTGCGTGGAAACTAGGTATTAAATCGACCTATTATCTCCGTTCACAATCGCCTGAAAACAAACTTGAAGCGATTGATCGTAGCATTGAATGTGAGGGATGTCAATAA
- a CDS encoding RluA family pseudouridine synthase: MAYILKNFFLEKPTPAFRFLMDTFGISMKEAQKIIDKRRVFVEDEQLMRKSTLISGKIGVVVFEGDSKGLRPIFETEDFAVFDKPSGVMIHPRKRSDGYTLNDEIKSLYGKDANAAHRIDKSTSGLVLVGKHKQSEIALKEIFATRKVQKSYIALVKGHLKEELLIDEKLKRDVETSQIRLKVHVDERGKPSQTKVIPLHYFEDKDATLVQAFPYTGRQHQIRVHLFHVKHPIVGDMIYGVEEEDAERYLDGSMSAEEQYEKTLSSRLLLHAYSLSFNFKGVDYTIESTIDVKNEFYALMKD; the protein is encoded by the coding sequence TTGGCATATATTTTGAAAAACTTTTTTCTTGAAAAACCCACTCCTGCTTTTCGATTTCTTATGGATACATTTGGTATCAGTATGAAAGAAGCGCAAAAAATTATTGATAAGCGACGGGTCTTTGTTGAAGATGAACAGCTCATGCGCAAATCAACTTTGATTTCTGGAAAGATTGGTGTGGTTGTGTTTGAGGGAGATTCTAAAGGGTTGCGTCCTATTTTTGAAACAGAAGATTTTGCGGTGTTTGATAAACCTAGTGGCGTGATGATCCATCCAAGAAAGCGAAGCGATGGTTACACGCTTAATGATGAGATTAAATCGCTTTATGGTAAAGATGCCAATGCGGCGCATCGCATTGATAAAAGTACAAGTGGGTTGGTTTTGGTGGGAAAACATAAGCAATCAGAAATTGCGCTTAAAGAGATTTTTGCAACACGTAAAGTTCAAAAGAGTTATATCGCATTGGTGAAAGGGCATCTGAAAGAGGAACTTTTGATTGATGAAAAATTGAAGCGTGATGTGGAAACGAGTCAAATTCGTCTGAAAGTTCATGTGGATGAGAGAGGCAAACCGTCTCAAACCAAAGTGATTCCCCTGCACTATTTTGAAGATAAAGATGCGACACTGGTACAAGCTTTTCCCTATACCGGAAGACAACACCAAATTCGTGTTCATTTGTTCCACGTGAAACATCCCATTGTGGGTGATATGATTTATGGGGTAGAAGAAGAAGATGCTGAGCGTTATTTGGATGGAAGCATGAGTGCAGAAGAACAGTATGAAAAGACATTGAGTTCACGGCTTCTTTTACATGCTTATTCGCTCTCGTTTAATTTTAAAGGAGTTGATTATACGATAGAGTCAACCATAGATGTTAAAAATGAATTTTATGCATTAATGAAAGATTGA
- a CDS encoding aspartate/glutamate racemase family protein, protein MKTIGLIGGMSWESTLSYYTLLNEGIKERLGGLHSAKVVLYSVDFAPIAQFQKEGKWEETAQIIKEAAISLERAGVDIILLCTNTMHKILPLVTPFIQTPFLHIAEATAHALNENGAKKSILLGTKFTMQETFYTDILNQHSIEIIIPDKNAIETINRIIFDELCIGKIETASRDSFIEIIHALKRQNDEIDSVILGCTEIGLLLNQESSHLPLFDTTLLHVKEALKYVLSEK, encoded by the coding sequence ATGAAAACGATCGGACTCATTGGTGGCATGAGTTGGGAATCAACACTCAGTTATTACACACTGCTCAATGAAGGTATAAAAGAGCGTTTAGGTGGGCTTCATAGCGCTAAAGTTGTCTTATACTCAGTTGATTTTGCACCTATTGCTCAGTTTCAAAAAGAGGGAAAATGGGAAGAAACAGCTCAGATTATTAAAGAAGCTGCTATTTCACTTGAACGTGCAGGTGTCGATATAATACTCCTTTGCACCAATACGATGCATAAAATTTTACCTCTTGTAACACCCTTCATTCAAACCCCTTTTTTGCATATCGCAGAAGCAACAGCCCATGCGCTAAATGAAAATGGTGCGAAAAAAAGTATCTTATTGGGCACAAAATTTACCATGCAAGAAACGTTTTATACAGACATTTTAAATCAACACTCCATTGAGATTATCATCCCAGATAAAAACGCTATTGAAACCATCAATCGCATTATCTTTGATGAGCTGTGTATCGGTAAAATAGAAACGGCTTCAAGAGACTCTTTTATTGAAATTATTCATGCGCTAAAACGTCAAAACGATGAAATTGATTCTGTCATTTTAGGATGCACCGAAATTGGTCTTTTACTCAATCAAGAAAGCTCTCATTTACCGCTGTTTGATACAACTCTTTTACATGTAAAAGAGGCACTAAAATACGTATTAAGCGAAAAATAA